One Pyrofollis japonicus DNA window includes the following coding sequences:
- a CDS encoding 30S ribosomal protein S26e yields MPKKRQNRGRHKGAKGKTRLVQCDNCGRLVPKDKAICITKMYTPLDPQLARELEKKGAIIMKYPVEKCYCISCAVHYGLVKVRPEEERKAVRGPVI; encoded by the coding sequence ATGCCCAAGAAGAGGCAGAACAGAGGCAGGCATAAGGGTGCAAAGGGTAAGACACGTCTGGTCCAGTGCGACAACTGTGGCAGACTTGTACCGAAGGACAAAGCCATATGCATAACCAAGATGTACACCCCGCTAGACCCGCAGCTTGCTAGAGAGCTTGAGAAGAAAGGAGCCATAATAATGAAGTACCCTGTTGAGAAGTGCTATTGTATTAGCTGTGCGGTACACTATGGCCTAGTTAAGGTAAGGCCCGAAGAAGA
- a CDS encoding HD domain-containing protein, translating into MARLCTGVKSFKDPVHGYVDLCARLTPIVDSWVMQRLRGIKQTAFAHMVYHGMEHSRFNHSLGAAHLAGEVLNFISANTRLYFKSVGGGEFANTLLNSSEVFQLAALVHDVGHLPFSHASEVGIMEAKLIYRIPDFEKLPFRHEAYTYSLLRLVGRLAEEAGIEPVFTKSVSDDLRLILQGSGSKTMALDYGSECAANVLHQLIAGGLDVDRMDYLIRDSLYAGVRYGIFDVDRLVRVLLASPLLLEKGNRGAEVSRKACQVMVIDKGVSIVEAFLLARFYMFSEVYLHRVVEAYNSIYGRLFSILARDGLLSIEKNSGEIDIPTPQSIAEEKQWALEEWRSLDDLAVMQLIRRIYLGKTKASQEAKTLTSMLIERRHPRLYKVIEDKKLWGLYISYLYEGYAPEWAKPFLDELLELQNRHPLLMVRPLRVDVISLDRLGVYHRATGEITTFSSTGEGGGQELRRLQKLAELSLYRVVVFARQGEEEIAQKAINILLDLQKEGTRSERA; encoded by the coding sequence GTGGCGAGACTCTGCACTGGTGTAAAGAGCTTCAAAGACCCGGTACACGGCTACGTAGATCTATGTGCACGCCTAACCCCAATAGTTGATTCCTGGGTTATGCAGCGGCTCCGCGGTATTAAACAGACCGCTTTTGCCCACATGGTATACCATGGCATGGAGCATTCGCGCTTCAATCATAGCCTTGGAGCAGCACATCTTGCAGGCGAGGTCCTCAACTTCATTTCGGCAAACACGAGGCTATACTTCAAGAGTGTAGGGGGAGGAGAGTTTGCGAACACATTGCTCAACTCTTCAGAAGTATTCCAGCTCGCAGCACTGGTACACGATGTGGGGCATTTGCCTTTTAGCCACGCAAGCGAAGTAGGCATCATGGAGGCAAAGCTCATTTACCGCATCCCCGATTTCGAGAAACTTCCCTTCCGCCACGAAGCCTACACCTATAGCCTCCTAAGGCTCGTAGGCAGGCTCGCAGAGGAGGCTGGAATAGAACCTGTCTTCACGAAAAGCGTAAGCGACGACCTCAGACTCATATTGCAAGGATCAGGTTCAAAAACTATGGCCCTTGACTATGGCAGCGAGTGTGCTGCCAACGTCTTGCACCAGCTAATTGCTGGCGGACTCGATGTAGACCGCATGGACTATCTCATCAGAGATAGTCTCTATGCCGGCGTGAGATACGGAATATTTGACGTAGACCGCCTTGTCCGCGTCCTACTTGCATCTCCGCTCCTCCTCGAGAAAGGCAACAGAGGAGCAGAGGTTAGCCGAAAAGCATGCCAAGTAATGGTTATAGATAAGGGCGTCAGCATAGTCGAGGCATTTCTCCTTGCAAGGTTCTACATGTTTAGCGAAGTCTATCTTCACCGCGTAGTAGAAGCCTACAACTCGATATACGGCAGATTATTCAGCATACTCGCACGCGACGGCCTTCTAAGCATTGAGAAAAATAGTGGCGAAATAGACATACCGACACCGCAAAGCATCGCCGAGGAGAAGCAATGGGCACTTGAAGAGTGGAGGAGCCTCGACGACCTTGCAGTCATGCAGCTAATCAGAAGGATCTACCTGGGCAAGACCAAGGCCTCGCAAGAAGCAAAAACACTTACGTCAATGCTGATCGAGAGGCGCCACCCAAGGCTTTACAAGGTTATTGAGGACAAGAAGCTCTGGGGTCTCTACATAAGCTACCTTTATGAAGGCTACGCACCGGAATGGGCTAAGCCCTTCCTCGACGAGCTCCTGGAACTTCAAAATAGGCATCCACTACTAATGGTGAGGCCGCTAAGAGTTGATGTCATAAGTCTCGACAGACTAGGTGTATATCATAGAGCAACTGGCGAGATAACCACTTTCAGCTCTACAGGCGAGGGCGGGGGACAAGAGCTTAGAAGGTTACAGAAACTAGCTGAGCTCAGTTTGTACAGAGTAGTGGTATTTGCGCGACAGGGAGAGGAGGAAATCGCGCAAAAAGCGATAAACATACTCCTAGATTTGCAAAAAGAGGGTACTCGCTCGGAAAGAGCCTAG
- a CDS encoding acyl-CoA dehydrogenase, giving the protein MIGLVERLANSPAAPCTDFSAIAHCTAAYILDYFGETIQGLLAPSLTEPKGGSDLRHLSTRIDFLGGNTVAVKGEKIFTTNATKADWLIVLASSDKGHAISLVSTKASGISIEPINVVGYECSGIGRVVYDDAEGKLVGRPGKEAYKAVLQAVALSRLLVAAHAIGLARQALSYSIKLLIERGSWAYQAPRHRIARAYAYLETAYSYVERTAAKIASNPSSFDWSMTSIAKYVAVEAAKQAVDAAITSTGGVALLRGSSILDSLSRIYALVYAEGTQDIQLEIIARSIEKSYEPTT; this is encoded by the coding sequence GTGATAGGCCTTGTCGAAAGGCTTGCAAACAGCCCTGCTGCGCCATGCACCGACTTTAGTGCCATAGCTCATTGCACGGCGGCATACATACTAGACTATTTCGGTGAAACCATACAAGGATTACTAGCACCATCGCTGACCGAGCCCAAGGGTGGATCGGATCTACGTCACTTATCGACTCGCATAGACTTTCTCGGCGGCAATACTGTAGCCGTGAAGGGCGAGAAAATATTCACGACAAATGCTACTAAAGCCGACTGGTTGATAGTACTCGCGTCCAGCGACAAGGGGCATGCAATAAGCCTCGTTAGCACTAAGGCCTCCGGGATAAGTATAGAGCCCATAAATGTTGTTGGATACGAGTGTAGCGGCATAGGAAGAGTTGTCTACGATGATGCTGAGGGGAAACTAGTAGGTCGACCCGGCAAAGAAGCGTATAAAGCTGTGCTCCAAGCAGTAGCGTTGAGTAGGCTCCTCGTAGCAGCTCACGCAATCGGCTTAGCTAGACAAGCTCTCAGCTACAGCATAAAGCTGCTAATTGAGCGCGGCTCCTGGGCTTATCAAGCGCCGAGACATCGAATAGCAAGAGCATACGCCTACTTAGAGACCGCTTACTCGTACGTAGAGAGGACGGCAGCCAAGATAGCGAGCAATCCTTCGTCATTTGACTGGTCCATGACAAGCATAGCGAAATACGTTGCAGTTGAGGCTGCAAAACAAGCCGTAGATGCCGCCATAACGAGTACGGGCGGCGTGGCGTTGCTAAGAGGGAGCAGCATCCTAGACTCATTAAGCAGGATCTACGCCCTAGTATATGCTGAGGGAACACAGGATATACAATTAGAGATTATTGCGAGAAGCATAGAAAAATCCTATGAGCCAACAACCTAG
- a CDS encoding zinc metalloprotease HtpX, with protein MWFWFFYDPLTMMALMIAYILGFLVLQVIAIRIAPRVAASLAGRMSLYTAMLLTALLVIGGGTITAYILYEAAAAYGYRLYVEWIIAFILVMSIISYLAAPWMINFAYRARPAPELQEIVNEAARRAGMRKPPKAMLVEGPPNAFAYGNFLAGRYVAVTHSLYRLLGRDELLAVIGHELGHHRHRDTVIILLLGLVPSLLYYMGVSLIRAGLWGSVARDRERDNSGLVLAALGVLGVIMSFIMQVAVLAFSRLREYYADAHGAFVAGVRPMQRALAKIHLYYSGVDKRSLEAIRGSSIKALFIYALVSTLASPFYEPGWRGTRFHDDIDSVVEELKRADVDPAQEVFSDHPPIPKRLRFLDSLEAQNIRP; from the coding sequence ATGTGGTTTTGGTTCTTTTATGACCCTTTGACAATGATGGCGCTAATGATAGCCTATATTCTCGGATTCCTGGTATTACAGGTAATAGCTATCCGTATTGCTCCGAGAGTGGCTGCTAGCCTTGCCGGCAGAATGAGTCTCTATACTGCAATGCTTCTAACTGCCTTGCTCGTAATAGGAGGGGGCACGATAACTGCTTATATTCTCTATGAGGCTGCAGCAGCATATGGTTATAGACTCTACGTTGAATGGATCATAGCGTTCATACTAGTTATGAGCATTATAAGCTATCTTGCAGCCCCATGGATGATAAACTTCGCGTACCGGGCAAGGCCTGCACCAGAACTCCAGGAGATAGTTAACGAAGCTGCACGGAGAGCGGGTATGCGAAAGCCTCCCAAAGCCATGCTTGTGGAGGGGCCACCTAACGCGTTTGCTTATGGCAATTTCTTAGCAGGGCGCTATGTCGCTGTTACTCACAGCCTTTACAGGCTGCTTGGAAGAGATGAGCTTCTGGCTGTCATCGGCCACGAGTTGGGACACCACAGGCACCGCGATACAGTGATAATATTGTTACTGGGCCTCGTACCGAGCCTGCTTTACTACATGGGTGTATCGCTGATACGGGCCGGGCTCTGGGGCTCGGTTGCAAGGGATCGCGAGCGAGACAATAGTGGACTCGTACTAGCCGCCTTAGGCGTCCTAGGCGTTATAATGAGCTTCATAATGCAAGTGGCTGTGCTGGCGTTTAGCAGGCTCCGTGAATACTATGCAGATGCTCATGGAGCGTTTGTTGCTGGTGTAAGGCCTATGCAGAGAGCGTTGGCGAAGATACACCTCTATTACAGCGGAGTCGATAAGAGGAGCTTAGAGGCAATACGGGGTAGCAGCATTAAGGCGCTCTTCATATATGCATTAGTGTCTACGCTGGCAAGCCCATTCTACGAACCAGGCTGGAGGGGTACAAGGTTCCATGATGACATTGACAGCGTTGTTGAGGAGTTAAAGAGAGCGGATGTTGACCCGGCTCAGGAAGTATTTAGTGATCACCCACCTATACCGAAAAGGCTTAGATTTCTTGACAGCCTAGAAGCCCAAAACATAAGGCCGTAA
- the tatC gene encoding twin-arginine translocase subunit TatC: MAEKPPHDKEATIWEHLEELMIRLRRIIIVFILATAIMSALPAGLGGEKIYTPLITVFPKIIFRHVIPPNITAFNGKTYPVIVMPGSEFESIEILTYSAVLLGIIGSAPFAAKELWEYIEPALYPHEKQFMKRYIALFTAAFLFGVFFAIYIVAPLIYLMMYKLYPLFAPEGYGIIIRVTISSVVAFTLKLAFAFGLLFEIPIAIYLALAYGVLDPNLFSSTTMKYIFLGTMITGAIISPDPSGLGMLLIGLSLYAPLHIAVHLGKKRALERRALEQAKALLEEGR, encoded by the coding sequence ATGGCTGAGAAGCCGCCCCACGATAAGGAAGCTACTATCTGGGAGCATTTAGAAGAGCTCATGATACGCTTGAGAAGAATAATAATAGTGTTCATTCTCGCTACCGCGATAATGTCGGCTCTTCCTGCTGGTCTTGGAGGTGAAAAAATCTACACACCACTTATAACAGTATTCCCCAAGATAATATTCAGGCACGTTATTCCCCCCAACATTACCGCATTTAATGGCAAGACCTATCCGGTCATAGTAATGCCTGGCTCCGAGTTCGAGTCCATCGAGATACTGACGTACTCTGCAGTTCTCCTCGGAATTATAGGCTCAGCGCCCTTCGCGGCAAAAGAGCTGTGGGAATATATCGAGCCTGCCCTTTATCCCCACGAAAAACAGTTTATGAAGCGGTACATAGCTCTCTTCACGGCTGCTTTCCTCTTTGGAGTCTTCTTCGCAATATATATTGTCGCACCACTTATCTACCTAATGATGTACAAACTATATCCTCTCTTCGCGCCAGAGGGTTATGGCATAATAATACGAGTAACTATTAGCAGCGTCGTAGCCTTTACCTTAAAGCTTGCATTCGCTTTTGGACTGCTTTTCGAGATACCGATTGCGATATACCTTGCCCTTGCTTATGGAGTTCTTGACCCAAACCTGTTTAGTTCAACAACAATGAAGTACATATTCCTAGGAACAATGATAACAGGTGCCATAATCTCTCCTGACCCATCGGGCTTAGGCATGTTGCTCATAGGGCTTAGCCTCTATGCACCGCTTCACATAGCAGTACACCTTGGCAAGAAGCGAGCACTGGAGCGAAGAGCACTGGAGCAGGCCAAGGCGCTTCTCGAGGAGGGTAGGTAG
- the tatA gene encoding twin-arginine translocase TatA/TatE family subunit yields MFQFLNGTEWLIILLVILLIFGPTKLPQLAKGIGQAFYEFRRASQGLIEEDERKTRRNLNDIDEETLRKLAEKLGVKNTEEKKKDELISEIIAEAKKKGLIQDVKIEGN; encoded by the coding sequence GTGTTCCAGTTCCTTAACGGGACAGAATGGCTAATAATTTTGCTCGTTATCCTACTAATCTTTGGGCCTACGAAGTTACCGCAGCTAGCAAAGGGCATAGGGCAAGCCTTCTACGAGTTTCGCAGAGCCTCGCAAGGCCTCATCGAGGAAGACGAGAGAAAGACGAGGAGAAACCTTAACGATATAGATGAGGAAACTCTGAGGAAGCTTGCAGAAAAGCTTGGAGTCAAGAACACTGAAGAGAAGAAAAAAGACGAGCTCATATCAGAAATAATTGCTGAGGCAAAGAAAAAAGGACTCATACAAGACGTTAAAATCGAGGGCAACTAA
- a CDS encoding DMT family transporter → MKQRLVPPPISLLLAFIGISFAAPLARLAGVDGFTAAWWRLLVGSMVTLFVAAASDKLPPPYLVLRSVPSGVFLALHLALWLESLRHMSIASSTGIVVSYPVIIGIYEALIKRYITVRGLVGVLLGFLGIAVLSTPWAGATVIGAALSFTAAVFAAMYFLIGRSLRVRGASTLEYTSAAYFAAFLVLLALTPLAGSEPWSVPSRSIPYLVLLGLVPMLLGHSTMNYALGFYPATIVTGVALLEPYGASLLGWLLLGEQPPLASIPGTVLSISGAWLALTSAHPVLKREIKGGR, encoded by the coding sequence GTGAAGCAGCGCCTCGTTCCTCCACCGATATCGCTCCTCTTAGCCTTTATTGGTATCTCGTTTGCGGCTCCCCTGGCACGCCTAGCAGGCGTTGACGGGTTTACTGCTGCTTGGTGGCGCCTCCTCGTAGGTAGCATGGTTACGCTCTTTGTGGCTGCTGCTAGTGATAAGCTTCCTCCTCCTTACCTGGTTCTCCGCAGTGTTCCTAGCGGTGTTTTCTTAGCGTTGCATCTCGCGTTATGGCTTGAAAGCCTTAGGCATATGAGTATAGCTTCGTCAACTGGAATAGTTGTTTCCTACCCTGTCATAATAGGGATTTATGAGGCTCTAATTAAGCGATATATAACAGTTCGCGGACTAGTGGGCGTCTTGCTCGGCTTCCTAGGTATAGCTGTACTTTCAACGCCATGGGCTGGCGCAACGGTCATTGGGGCAGCTCTCTCCTTTACAGCAGCAGTTTTCGCTGCAATGTACTTCCTCATTGGCAGATCTCTCAGAGTGAGAGGAGCTTCAACACTAGAATATACAAGTGCGGCATATTTCGCCGCATTCCTAGTGCTCTTAGCGCTAACACCTCTAGCAGGGTCGGAACCCTGGAGCGTGCCAAGCCGTAGCATACCCTACTTAGTCCTGCTCGGGCTCGTTCCAATGCTCCTCGGGCATAGCACGATGAACTACGCTCTAGGCTTTTACCCGGCAACAATTGTTACAGGTGTCGCCTTACTTGAACCTTATGGTGCAAGCCTCCTTGGCTGGTTGCTTCTCGGTGAGCAGCCTCCGCTTGCAAGTATCCCGGGAACAGTTCTCTCGATTAGCGGTGCTTGGCTTGCGTTGACAAGTGCACATCCTGTACTAAAAAGGGAAATAAAAGGAGGACGGTAG
- a CDS encoding class II aldolase/adducin family protein — MHVPPLYRLREALVDAMKILHYRGLLNIRGGNASAIYRLQDNYAFIYITPSGAVKPKLRPEDIAVIDLNANVYEGKPSSEYRLHLAIYRRRDDVRAIVHAHNPLAVLAERLGLRLDPGLLGVEARYYLGECVAIVPETEPGTEDLAKKTADALARKECSVAILAGHGAVAVGTDNDPEKAVYEAVDKLEVLEDLARSTILYELVAKARQH, encoded by the coding sequence ATGCACGTGCCTCCACTGTATCGGCTAAGGGAAGCACTCGTAGACGCGATGAAGATACTTCATTATCGGGGACTGCTTAATATCAGAGGAGGTAATGCCAGTGCTATTTACCGGCTCCAGGACAACTATGCGTTCATATACATAACGCCGAGCGGTGCTGTGAAACCTAAGCTGAGACCCGAGGACATTGCCGTCATCGATCTTAACGCAAACGTGTATGAGGGCAAGCCTAGCAGTGAGTATAGACTACACCTGGCCATATATAGGAGGAGAGATGATGTACGTGCAATAGTGCATGCACATAATCCGCTGGCTGTGCTTGCGGAGAGGCTTGGGCTAAGACTTGACCCAGGCCTACTAGGTGTTGAGGCGAGGTACTATCTTGGCGAGTGCGTGGCAATAGTGCCGGAGACCGAGCCGGGTACCGAGGACCTCGCAAAGAAGACCGCTGACGCATTAGCGAGGAAAGAGTGCTCTGTAGCCATTCTCGCAGGGCACGGAGCCGTAGCAGTAGGCACAGATAATGACCCGGAGAAGGCGGTCTACGAGGCTGTGGACAAGTTGGAGGTTCTAGAGGACTTGGCCAGGAGCACTATCCTTTACGAACTCGTGGCCAAGGCTAGGCAGCACTAA
- a CDS encoding FmdB family zinc ribbon protein, with amino-acid sequence MPIVYRCKRCGFILHVFVKVGQNSYGVPTPSELASQFGGICPRCGAPLGKPSLNDIIIKPNGMAELRRVLEEAKQTMRISFRSIERYLYEVRSPVEEAPSSLGRTDTVSAEA; translated from the coding sequence ATGCCTATAGTCTATCGTTGCAAGAGATGTGGTTTCATACTTCATGTTTTTGTTAAGGTTGGCCAGAATAGTTACGGAGTACCGACTCCCTCGGAATTGGCAAGCCAGTTCGGCGGAATATGCCCACGATGCGGGGCTCCTCTAGGGAAGCCGAGCCTAAACGATATAATCATCAAGCCTAATGGAATGGCGGAGCTTAGAAGGGTGCTAGAAGAAGCCAAGCAGACGATGAGGATAAGCTTTAGGAGTATTGAGCGATACCTATATGAGGTCCGCAGCCCAGTGGAAGAAGCACCATCATCGCTTGGAAGAACTGACACAGTTTCAGCGGAGGCTTAG
- a CDS encoding thiamine-phosphate kinase: MPLLRDIGEKTALEKMSQILGKQWRCPTLSPGDDAVCAGIGFENIIVKIDGGSIDTSKAPWMGYYDVGWLWVTATASDLAAKAAKPIVFLISVGLNPSLPEDALYEVIKGAIDSAHIHGAWLGGGDTNSSKDIGWVDVAGIGVVQLQPPGRRPQPGDLVFITTGRLGVTGAVLHSLASGTWRKAMHEYPSFFNEFDRPRARIEFADLYRIVGADCITASIDISDGLAETLYQLAEAGNSTVEIRELPLSKEVLRYAEENNVNPLDLVLYGGQEYEIVFTAKQECREDVIGEAQRLGLRVKAIGVIRKGAPKVVYRGSLIARRGWDNFKA, from the coding sequence TTGCCCCTCTTGAGAGATATCGGCGAAAAAACAGCCTTAGAAAAGATGAGCCAGATTCTTGGAAAACAGTGGCGGTGCCCAACTCTTTCTCCAGGAGATGACGCGGTCTGTGCTGGGATAGGCTTTGAGAACATTATAGTAAAGATTGATGGTGGTAGCATTGATACTAGCAAGGCTCCGTGGATGGGGTACTATGATGTTGGATGGCTCTGGGTTACCGCTACGGCGAGCGACTTGGCTGCGAAGGCTGCTAAGCCAATAGTCTTTCTCATCTCTGTTGGACTGAATCCATCATTACCGGAGGACGCGCTGTATGAAGTGATTAAGGGGGCTATTGACTCCGCGCACATCCATGGAGCATGGCTTGGAGGCGGGGATACAAATAGCTCAAAGGACATTGGCTGGGTTGATGTCGCAGGCATAGGTGTTGTACAGCTCCAGCCGCCTGGAAGGAGGCCACAGCCAGGAGACCTTGTCTTCATCACAACTGGCCGGCTGGGAGTAACTGGAGCAGTGCTTCACTCCCTTGCATCCGGGACGTGGAGAAAGGCCATGCATGAGTATCCCTCTTTCTTCAACGAATTCGATAGGCCGAGAGCTCGCATCGAGTTTGCAGACCTATACCGGATCGTCGGAGCTGATTGCATAACCGCCTCAATAGACATCAGCGACGGCCTTGCTGAGACACTATACCAGCTTGCTGAGGCAGGAAACTCTACAGTAGAGATCCGTGAGCTTCCTCTGAGCAAAGAAGTTCTGCGCTACGCAGAAGAAAACAACGTTAACCCATTAGACTTGGTACTCTACGGTGGTCAAGAGTACGAAATAGTGTTTACAGCTAAGCAGGAATGTAGAGAGGATGTTATTGGCGAGGCACAAAGACTAGGCTTAAGGGTTAAGGCGATCGGTGTTATTAGGAAAGGTGCACCTAAGGTCGTGTACCGTGGCTCACTCATCGCTAGGAGGGGATGGGACAACTTTAAGGCATAG
- a CDS encoding inositol monophosphatase family protein, with protein MLEVSLSVFLGAREKLIIAPLLKRGRGSLLAEPIVERREAEDLRRMVSRIAGEAAAYLRDRFGLEELLETKDIHSYDTDESMIIDYESEENVIELLKAEGFRGLFIGEEHGFVKLGDDPYIAVVDPLDGSKNYASMIPWSAVSIAIARIPRDREPRLGDVLAGAVAPILSMPVLSFARGIGAFEGASHIQRPRVPPRLILAYVEEPEQAKVVHTYLSLQEKRGSVRALGSASLEMAWTGIGRAEVFIDVRGRLRIVDVAAAAFFAKEAGATVIVERPDARLDRVDRVGSVLVASNKDAEHRLYKALEISGFGYLAERKL; from the coding sequence ATGCTAGAAGTATCGCTAAGCGTTTTTCTCGGTGCAAGAGAGAAGCTGATAATTGCTCCTCTTCTTAAAAGGGGTAGAGGGAGCCTCTTGGCAGAACCGATAGTGGAGCGAAGAGAGGCGGAAGACCTCCGCAGGATGGTCTCAAGAATAGCTGGTGAGGCTGCGGCATATCTTCGAGATCGTTTTGGCCTTGAAGAGCTTCTTGAGACAAAGGATATTCATAGCTACGATACTGATGAGAGCATGATTATTGACTATGAGAGCGAGGAGAACGTCATAGAGCTACTGAAGGCGGAGGGGTTCCGGGGGCTGTTTATCGGCGAGGAACACGGCTTCGTCAAGCTTGGCGATGACCCATACATAGCGGTAGTGGACCCTCTTGATGGTAGCAAGAACTATGCAAGCATGATACCGTGGAGTGCTGTGAGCATCGCAATAGCAAGAATACCCAGGGATAGAGAGCCAAGACTAGGCGATGTATTAGCTGGCGCTGTTGCACCTATACTTAGCATGCCTGTTCTGAGCTTCGCAAGAGGAATAGGGGCCTTCGAGGGGGCTTCGCACATACAGAGGCCCCGTGTGCCGCCGAGACTCATACTAGCCTATGTTGAGGAGCCCGAGCAAGCAAAGGTTGTCCATACTTATTTATCCTTGCAAGAGAAGAGAGGAAGCGTTAGAGCACTGGGAAGCGCTAGCTTAGAAATGGCTTGGACGGGAATAGGTAGAGCAGAGGTATTCATAGATGTCCGTGGCAGGCTACGTATCGTGGACGTGGCTGCTGCAGCCTTCTTCGCCAAAGAGGCAGGAGCGACAGTTATAGTAGAGCGCCCCGATGCCCGCCTAGACCGCGTGGATAGGGTTGGAAGTGTCTTGGTGGCCTCTAACAAGGATGCTGAACATCGATTATACAAGGCCCTCGAAATAAGCGGGTTCGGCTATCTTGCCGAGCGCAAGCTCTGA
- a CDS encoding phosphate signaling complex PhoU family protein, translating into MTTAPTAEEDLEHIESTLRKLFKIAMESLEAIANAIEEAKPLDLSANTALAEHLKDTIYTETLFFIAKWQPLGHELLYAEALIKVSYDLFRITRYANEIALTISLAPGEKINGEVLEVAKLAKNMVERAFYAFVEKKRGEAREVQKLDEQIDQAYRARLKKVASHKQVPRNEALACIVLRQLERVADHATYIAREVERAIAP; encoded by the coding sequence GTGACGACCGCGCCCACTGCGGAAGAGGATCTGGAGCACATTGAGTCTACTCTTCGCAAGCTATTCAAAATAGCGATGGAGAGCCTAGAGGCAATTGCTAATGCAATAGAGGAGGCAAAGCCGCTAGACCTTTCAGCTAATACGGCTCTAGCAGAACACCTAAAAGACACCATATATACTGAGACCTTGTTCTTCATAGCCAAGTGGCAGCCCCTTGGACATGAGCTGCTATATGCTGAGGCGCTGATCAAGGTCTCCTACGACTTATTTAGGATAACGAGATATGCAAACGAGATAGCACTGACGATCTCGCTTGCACCAGGTGAAAAGATTAACGGAGAGGTACTCGAGGTCGCCAAGCTCGCTAAAAACATGGTTGAGAGAGCCTTTTACGCCTTCGTTGAGAAAAAGCGGGGCGAAGCAAGAGAAGTCCAGAAACTAGATGAACAAATAGACCAAGCATACCGTGCTAGACTAAAGAAGGTTGCCTCTCACAAACAAGTGCCTAGAAACGAGGCACTCGCATGTATAGTGCTCCGGCAATTAGAAAGAGTCGCTGACCATGCCACCTACATTGCACGAGAAGTTGAGAGAGCAATAGCTCCCTAG
- a CDS encoding phosphate ABC transporter ATP-binding protein, which produces MSTGEAVRTEKLNVWIRGKHILKNIDFRAVASAITVIMGPSGSGKSTLLRSINRLIELFPDVKVEGKVYVLGRDVYREDPYRIRRYITMVSQTPNPFPHMSIYDNVAIGPKLHKIAKTKEELDRIVRWALEKAMLWDEVKDRLHDPPTRLSGGQQQRLCLARALALKPKILLLDEPTANIDPVNARKIEEAIKMLVRDEGLTVIMVTHTPAQAVRVADFIAFIYNGELIEYGPAREIALNPRHRLTELYLRGEIG; this is translated from the coding sequence ATGAGCACTGGCGAGGCAGTAAGGACAGAGAAACTTAACGTGTGGATACGTGGAAAACATATTTTGAAAAACATTGACTTCCGCGCCGTCGCTTCAGCAATAACAGTTATCATGGGGCCTAGTGGTAGTGGTAAGAGCACGCTACTGAGAAGCATAAACCGGCTTATCGAGCTATTCCCCGACGTAAAAGTCGAGGGCAAGGTATATGTCCTAGGCAGAGACGTCTACAGGGAAGACCCCTACCGCATACGGCGATACATAACAATGGTCTCACAGACACCTAACCCATTCCCACACATGAGTATATACGATAACGTCGCGATAGGGCCAAAACTACACAAGATTGCAAAGACCAAGGAGGAGCTTGACAGAATTGTTAGATGGGCCCTCGAGAAAGCCATGCTCTGGGACGAGGTAAAGGACAGGCTTCATGATCCACCTACGCGGCTCAGCGGAGGACAGCAGCAACGCCTCTGCCTTGCAAGAGCGCTAGCACTTAAGCCCAAAATACTGTTGCTAGACGAACCCACCGCAAACATTGATCCAGTTAACGCGAGGAAGATCGAGGAAGCGATAAAAATGCTTGTAAGAGACGAAGGGCTAACAGTGATAATGGTTACTCATACCCCTGCACAAGCCGTGCGCGTCGCAGACTTTATTGCATTTATCTATAACGGTGAACTCATAGAGTATGGGCCGGCAAGGGAGATCGCACTTAACCCGAGACATAGACTTACCGAACTTTATCTCAGAGGTGAAATAGGGTGA